In a genomic window of uncultured Flavobacterium sp.:
- a CDS encoding RagB/SusD family nutrient uptake outer membrane protein has protein sequence MKKIIIAIITFSILAVSCSDFIEKEQRGTQTLENYFQTAQECENYVNELTRRLLIPNDWYALVAPRVTNEMSTDDAWMGNTGQDNSAHRPCSQYIITPDNMGDMNSIYTAHYYTIQSANIGLEKMAASPISETQKNQYMGESLFVRAYCYYELVNLFGGVPLYTKSLGTADLKLQRSSAADVYAQIEADLKESAQKLETIPVNRQGRVNKWAAYALLARVSLFQEKWAEAKQYSNKVITEGPYALEGDFLNIWNVNNHNGVESILEAQSSSVQDKSLGSMLPTLSGARGEDKKYFPSNDAADVLDGWGWCMPTSDLENAYLSENDVIRRRSTITKWGEAAYGDEVLNPTHKFSLNDNKSGRICRKYYIPIVTRRALDKKDGHLPLNIPLIRLAEMYLTRAEASYHVGGDALADINIIRARVKLDPKTGLAGPTLLKQIYKERRLELAFEGLRLYDIRREKDPSTGRPVIEGLMGPSGTFVQYNLNSTDPYETTNLRESQDKGINFNPAKNLLWPIPQLEIDLSGGLITQNPGY, from the coding sequence CGTAGATTGTTGATTCCTAACGATTGGTACGCATTAGTAGCGCCAAGAGTTACCAACGAAATGTCTACAGACGATGCCTGGATGGGTAATACAGGACAGGATAATTCGGCACACAGACCTTGTTCGCAATATATTATTACACCAGATAATATGGGAGATATGAACAGTATTTATACCGCGCATTATTACACCATACAATCTGCAAATATTGGTTTAGAGAAAATGGCTGCATCGCCAATATCTGAAACTCAAAAAAATCAATATATGGGAGAATCCTTATTCGTTCGTGCCTATTGCTACTACGAATTAGTGAATCTTTTTGGAGGAGTTCCGTTATACACAAAATCTTTAGGAACAGCCGATTTAAAATTACAACGTAGTTCAGCTGCCGATGTTTATGCACAAATCGAAGCCGATCTTAAAGAATCTGCACAAAAATTAGAAACAATTCCAGTAAACAGACAAGGAAGAGTGAACAAATGGGCAGCATATGCTTTATTGGCTCGAGTATCTTTATTTCAGGAAAAATGGGCAGAAGCAAAACAATATTCAAACAAAGTAATTACAGAAGGACCATATGCTCTTGAAGGCGATTTCCTAAACATCTGGAACGTAAACAACCATAACGGAGTTGAATCAATTCTTGAAGCACAATCATCATCAGTTCAGGACAAAAGTTTAGGATCAATGTTGCCAACATTATCCGGAGCAAGAGGAGAAGACAAAAAATATTTTCCAAGTAATGATGCTGCAGATGTTCTTGACGGATGGGGATGGTGTATGCCAACCAGCGACTTAGAAAATGCATATCTTTCTGAAAATGACGTAATCCGTCGTAGAAGCACTATTACAAAATGGGGAGAAGCAGCTTACGGAGACGAAGTTTTAAACCCAACACACAAATTCAGCTTAAACGATAATAAATCAGGACGTATTTGCCGTAAATATTATATTCCGATAGTGACACGTCGTGCATTAGACAAAAAAGACGGACACTTACCATTGAATATTCCGTTGATTCGTTTGGCCGAAATGTATTTGACAAGAGCAGAAGCAAGTTATCATGTTGGTGGAGACGCTTTGGCTGATATCAATATCATTAGAGCACGTGTAAAATTAGACCCAAAAACAGGATTGGCAGGACCAACACTTCTAAAACAAATCTATAAAGAACGTCGTTTAGAATTGGCTTTCGAAGGATTGCGTTTATATGATATTCGTCGCGAAAAAGATCCATCAACAGGAAGACCGGTAATCGAAGGTTTAATGGGACCAAGCGGAACTTTTGTTCAGTACAATCTGAATTCTACAGATCCTTATGAAACTACCAATTTAAGAGAATCACAAGACAAAGGAATCAATTTTAATCCTGCGAAAAACTTATTGTGGCCAATACCACAATTAGAAATTGATTTAAGTGGAGGTTTAATTACACAAAATCCTGGTTACTAA